The Quercus robur chromosome 7, dhQueRobu3.1, whole genome shotgun sequence genome has a segment encoding these proteins:
- the LOC126691042 gene encoding putative F-box/kelch-repeat protein At4g22430 has translation MSLLKSSTDLSLLPLSKRRKEKRTQSSEPLYELIKKLPDALLSEIFYRLPCRSAFQFKSVSKRWFSLISDPYFVCGFIHHRHQFSESNSSDSNSHPFTLVLQNCFSSTKNFLDLLVFPSDNSGDCVAGDDFLNFLPCIKRGVRKDYHYIIRASFNDLLLLYREVQQDFILNIKPGFCEYCICNPLTKQWITLPHLPLPFNSNMDDVIVGFICDPYSCDKEQGCKTHAHYRYKVVRFHPPTHPNTKLHMQIFSSDTGEWCNSVVSLPPRGLTPYSYISKKAGVVACNAMMHLANYTSEGLIQGIVVFDPFNDAERCGYIETPNSFPRNGFWSFSLCVFRGHLRIIHQYSPSRYRYEFLTAENFSIWELEDYDNGGRWCLKHKVYIKDMVLKYRSLANLASLSPMVLLPAFHPNDDKIFFFKFRNYILMWDLQTMVLKVAIELENTKEIIVNSNSLFLLQQLHSVDRAKSVFLLQQQSWPTPVPPLPLKFE, from the coding sequence ATGTCTCTGTTGAAGTCAAGCACAGACCTTTCTTTGCTTCCACttagcaaaagaagaaaagaaaagcggACCCAGTCATCAGAACCATTATATGAATTGATCAAAAAACTACCTGATGCTCTGTTGTCGGAGATTTTTTATCGACTCCCTTGTCGATCTGCTTTCCAATTCAAATCCGTCTCAAAGCGCTGGTTTTCTCTTATTTCCGATCCTTACTTTGTTTGCGGCTTCATTCACCACCGCCATCAATTCAGTGAATCAAATTCATCAGACTCGAACtcacacccttttactcttgtGTTACAGAATTGTTTTAGTTCGACTAAGAATTTCCTGGACCTCCTGGTTTTTCCATCCGATAATTCTGGGGACTGTGTCGCCGGTGATGATTTTCTCAACTTTCTTCCCTGTATCAAACGAGGAGTAAGGAAAGATTATCACTATATAATCAGAGCATCGTTCAACGACTTATTGTTACTATACAGAGAAGTTCAGCAAgactttattttaaatattaagcCAGGTTTTTGTGAGTATTGCATCTGCAATCCGCTTACAAAACAATGGATCACGCTCCCTCACCTTCCCCTTCCCTTCAACAGTAACATGGACGACGTTATAGTTGGCTTTATATGCGATCCATATAGTTGTGATAAAGAGCAGGGATGTAAAACCCATGCACATTACAGATATAAGGTGGTACGCTTTCATCCTCCCACTCACCCCAATACTAAATTACATATGCAGATTTTTTCTTCCGACACTGGTGAATGGTGCAACTCAGTTGTTTCTTTGCCACCACGGGGATTGACACCGTACAGTTACATATCTAAGAAAGCTGGTGTTGTTGCTTGCAATGCGATGATGCATTTGGCGAATTATACAAGTGAAGGACTGATCCAAGGCATTGTTGTGTTCGATCCATTCAACGATGCAGAACGATGCGGTTATATTGAAACACCCAACAGCTTTCCGCGTAATGGATTCTGGTCATTCTCTCTTTGTGTGTTTCGAGGGCATCTTCGGATAATCCATCAATATTCTCCATCGAGATACAGGTACGAATTTCTAACTGctgaaaatttttctatttgGGAACTGGAGGATTATGATAATGGAGGTAGATGGTGCCTGAAACACAAAGTTTATATTAAGGACATGGTTTTAAAATATCGCAGTCTTGCGAATTTAGCGTCTTTATCACCAATGGTGCTGTTGCCAGCTTTCCACCCAAATGAtgataaaattttcttcttcaagttcCGCAATTACATTCTTATGTGGGACTTGCAAACGATGGTATTGAAAGTTGCCATCGAACTAGAAAATACGAAGGAAATCATAGTTaactcaaactctctcttcctaCTTCAGCAACTACACTCAGTTGACAGGGCAAAATCTGTCTTCCTACTTCAGCAACAGTCATGGCCAACACCAGTTCCTCCCCTCCCATTGAAGTTTGAATAG
- the LOC126691043 gene encoding F-box protein At5g49610-like, translated as MSRLMSRENLPLVPHRKRRKENPTQSSEPLHELINKLPDALLLEIFYRLPRRSAHRFKSVSKHWSSLISDPYFVRGFIHHRHQFNKSNSSDSNSNPFTLVIQHFFRPTKKILVLPSNNSGDYDFGDDFLNFLPCIKRRVRKDYHYIITASFNDLLLLYSEVREDFILNFKPGFCEYCVCNPLTKQWITLPHLPFNSNKDSVIVGFTCDPYSCDKEQGCKTHAHYRYKVVRIHSPTQPNTTQLSVQIFSSDTGEWCKSVVSSPRGLNSFSLISKNAGVVVCNAMLHWVDYIYGGILEGIVVFDPFNDAERCRYIDQPIGFSSLKGSVSLGVCRGHLRMIQHPSPWFYGYRPNARSFSIWELEDYDNGGTWCLKHKVYFKDMILEHPVLAKLPKESLSPIVLLPAFHPNDEKILFFQLRNYIIRCNLQTMVLEIVVELEETRENFVDNAKSVFLLEQQSWPTPVPPLPLKFK; from the coding sequence ATGTCTCGCTTGATGTCAAGAGAAAACCTTCCTTTGGTTCCACAtcgcaaaagaagaaaagaaaatccgACCCAATCGTCAGAGCCATTGCATGAATTGATCAACAAACTCCCTGATGCTCTGCTGTTGGAGATTTTTTATCGACTCCCTCGTCGATCTGCTCATCGATTCAAATCCGTCTCAAAGCACTGGTCTTCTCTTATTTCCGATCCTTACTTTGTTCGCGGCTTCATTCACCACCGCCATCAATTCAATAAATCAAATTCATCAGACTCGAACTCAAACCCCTTTACACTTGTGATACAGCATTTTTTTAGACCGACTAAAAAAATCCTGGTTCTTCCATCCAATAATTCTGGGGACTATGACTTCGGTGATGATTTTCTCAACTTTCTTCCCTGTATCAAACGACGAGTAAGGAAAGATTATCACTACATAATCACAGCATCGTTCAACGACTTATTGTTACTATACAGCGAAGTTAGGGAAGacttcattttaaattttaagccAGGTTTTTGTGAGTACTGCGTCTGCAATCCGCTTACAAAACAATGGATCACGCTCCCTCACCTTCCCTTCAACAGTAACAAGGACAGCGTTATAGTTGGCTTTACATGCGATCCATATAGTTGTGATAAAGAGCAGGGATGTAAAACCCATGCACATTACAGATATAAGGTGGTACGCATTCATTCTCCCACTCAACCCAACACTACTCAATTAAGTGTGCAGATTTTTTCTTCTGACACAGGAGAATGGTGCAAATCAGTTGTTTCGTCACCACGGGGACTGAATTCGTTCAGTTTGATATCTAAGAATGCTGGTGTTGTTGTTTGCAATGCGATGTTGCATTGGGTGGATTATATATATGGGGGAATACTCGAAGGCATTGTTGTTTTCGACCCATTCAACGATGCAGAACGATGCCGTTATATTGATCAACCCATTGGCTTTTCGTCTTTGAAAGGCTCAGTCTCCCTTGGTGTGTGTCGAGGGCATCTTCGGATGATCCAACATCCTTCTCCATGGTTTTACGGGTACCGTCCCAATGCTCGCAGTTTTTCTATTTGGGAACTGGAGGATTATGATAATGGAGGTACATGGTGCCTAAAACACAAAGTTTATTTCAAGGACATGATTTTGGAACATCCCGTTCTTGCTAAGTTACCGAAGGAGTCTTTATCACCGATCGTGTTGTTGCCAGCTTTCCACCCAAATGATGAAAAAATTCTCTTCTTCCAACTCCGCAATTACATTATTAGGTGCAACTTGCAAACGATGGTATTGGAAATTGTCGTCGAACTAGAAGAAACGAGGGAAAACTTCGTTGACAACGCGAAATCTGTCTTCCTACTTGAGCAACAATCATGGCCAACACCAGTTCCTCCCCTCCCATTGAAGTTCAAATAG